One part of the candidate division KSB1 bacterium genome encodes these proteins:
- the dinB gene encoding DNA polymerase IV: MSLLQSETRNSQLSTRNPGPETSNSKLILHIDADAFFASVEQGFAPSLRNKPVIVGGTADQRGVVHTASYEARKLGVHTGMPLGQAKRLVPHATFLKGNFEHYQAVSRAMQDIYYQFTPAIEMTSLDDAYLDLTGTLKLHKRSCEDIAREIQARVYRAVKITVSCGIGTSKFIARIASGQNKPNGVSSVAPGKELDFLHPLPVEELPGIGRVARERLHQLGIFQIGQLAAIPKLLLIQLFGANGEKFWEFANGIDSREVNQRKIPKQISRETGFEEDVSDFDLVHEVLRYLTERIGKKMREEELVGQTVSIKIDYSGNRRFKKARSLSQLTDSTGIIHGMVETLLQETPFRRLRVHRVGLAVSKIKCKNWQGELFHERTRSEDLESAMDEIRRRFGFTAVMPANLINLRKHYRMEKSGFVLHAPALTR, from the coding sequence GCCGACGCCTTCTTCGCATCGGTGGAACAAGGGTTTGCGCCGTCGCTGCGCAACAAACCGGTCATCGTCGGCGGGACGGCGGACCAGCGCGGGGTGGTGCACACCGCCAGCTACGAAGCCCGCAAACTCGGGGTACACACCGGTATGCCTTTAGGCCAGGCGAAACGCCTGGTACCGCACGCCACATTTCTCAAAGGTAATTTTGAACACTACCAGGCCGTCTCCCGGGCCATGCAAGATATCTACTACCAGTTTACGCCTGCCATCGAAATGACTTCGCTGGATGACGCTTATTTGGATTTAACCGGTACCTTAAAACTTCATAAGCGTTCTTGCGAAGACATCGCGCGGGAAATTCAAGCGCGGGTTTACCGGGCCGTTAAAATTACAGTTTCATGCGGGATTGGCACTTCGAAATTCATTGCCCGGATCGCTTCGGGCCAAAACAAACCAAATGGTGTTTCCAGCGTGGCGCCCGGCAAAGAACTCGACTTTCTACATCCTTTGCCGGTTGAAGAGCTGCCGGGCATCGGACGGGTGGCGAGAGAGCGGCTACATCAGTTAGGCATTTTTCAAATCGGCCAGCTGGCTGCGATTCCGAAGCTGCTGCTCATTCAACTGTTTGGCGCCAACGGCGAAAAGTTCTGGGAGTTTGCCAACGGTATTGACTCCCGCGAAGTAAATCAGCGCAAGATTCCAAAACAGATTAGCAGAGAAACCGGTTTTGAAGAAGATGTGAGCGACTTCGATCTGGTGCATGAAGTGCTGCGCTATCTCACCGAACGCATCGGTAAAAAAATGCGTGAAGAGGAACTGGTGGGACAGACCGTTTCAATTAAAATCGATTATTCCGGCAACCGGCGTTTTAAAAAAGCACGCAGTCTGTCGCAACTAACCGACAGCACCGGAATTATTCACGGGATGGTCGAGACCCTTTTGCAGGAGACTCCTTTTCGACGGCTGCGGGTGCACCGCGTGGGGTTGGCGGTTTCGAAAATTAAATGCAAAAACTGGCAGGGCGAGCTGTTTCATGAACGCACTCGCAGTGAAGATCTGGAATCAGCGATGGATGAAATCCGCCGCCGGTTTGGTTTTACTGCGGTTATGCCGGCCAATTTGATTAATTTACGGAAGCACTACCGGATGGAAAAGAGCGGCTTTGTGCTGCATGCCCCGGCTTTGACGCGGTGA
- a CDS encoding GWxTD domain-containing protein, with the protein MRETVLTALIIFFSLSSLTSSLSIAQSKFGNYHERGKDKLASGDWQTALEIWFEGKQHLEERGESDPRIALSFIELATDRQAEQYYEKASNLYYWGISQNSLENFKKDFEKEVERISPILKKTEYEDWKSDLKKGWPGLPAKIKTFWLEKDPDPTTVLNERLIEHWERIAYARKNFKKNKNTIYDTDDRGLIYVKYGEPENKREVILGDNSAEIYNVAWEYNISPREKGEFRVAIENYLNYPDCEVWAYRLLNLQEPIIYLFGRDEGNGPFGLRTSIEEFIPERAFRGTNRWGVVPGAVLQLLYYSELSSFDMSFSSRVNELDENLALATRPFKSSAFSNRSIAKGLHIKFRVVDADSPAKRNAPKEQFDPEKYITSIPLVSNRTRFLDKRNKPILVFMAFAFPPQAVKTDPLKIMQSDALPDYKLSFSLQLRDADMKITDQVFAQPIADFDNTGFFKIPHNDTQVHYTLAAVASGSEDDSLTQNLPKVGKVFFEKIDLLNSDPEKLEVSDLVIGVEPSNLPNAEMLPFPVVQTDKIWQGDVLQVYLEVYHLKIDEKGFGHFKLDSRIIRLKKKGKKFERRELVATSFEFNSTGSTVKEDFRISMANYNPGNYELEVEISDKISGEKKKRVAAFEIKEKITSSMK; encoded by the coding sequence GATCCGAGAATCGCGCTTTCATTCATCGAACTTGCGACTGACAGACAGGCCGAACAATACTATGAAAAAGCAAGTAATTTGTACTACTGGGGGATTTCACAGAATAGTTTAGAAAATTTTAAAAAAGACTTCGAAAAAGAGGTCGAAAGAATCTCCCCGATTCTCAAAAAGACAGAATACGAGGATTGGAAAAGTGATCTAAAAAAAGGATGGCCAGGGCTGCCGGCGAAAATCAAAACATTTTGGCTTGAAAAGGATCCGGATCCGACAACTGTCTTAAACGAAAGGCTCATAGAACACTGGGAGCGAATTGCTTACGCGCGCAAAAACTTTAAAAAGAACAAAAATACAATCTATGATACCGACGACCGGGGGTTAATTTATGTTAAATATGGAGAGCCGGAGAACAAACGCGAAGTCATCCTAGGTGATAACTCCGCAGAAATTTATAATGTTGCCTGGGAGTATAATATCTCTCCCCGAGAAAAGGGAGAATTTAGAGTAGCGATTGAGAACTATCTAAATTATCCGGATTGTGAAGTGTGGGCTTATCGTTTATTGAATTTACAGGAACCGATTATTTACCTGTTTGGGAGAGATGAAGGGAATGGTCCTTTCGGTTTGAGAACCAGCATTGAAGAATTCATTCCGGAACGTGCCTTTAGGGGAACGAACCGATGGGGAGTGGTTCCTGGCGCAGTCCTTCAATTGCTTTATTATAGCGAGCTCAGTTCTTTCGATATGTCTTTTTCGAGCCGGGTCAATGAACTTGATGAGAATCTGGCTCTCGCTACAAGACCATTCAAATCGAGCGCATTTTCCAATCGCAGTATCGCTAAGGGCCTGCATATTAAATTCAGGGTGGTAGATGCAGATAGTCCTGCAAAAAGAAACGCGCCAAAGGAGCAGTTCGACCCTGAGAAATATATTACATCCATCCCCTTGGTTTCGAATCGAACACGTTTTTTGGATAAAAGAAACAAGCCAATTCTGGTATTTATGGCTTTCGCATTTCCTCCTCAAGCCGTTAAAACCGACCCGTTGAAAATAATGCAAAGCGATGCCCTGCCGGATTATAAATTAAGTTTCAGTCTGCAATTGCGGGACGCTGATATGAAAATAACAGATCAAGTTTTCGCTCAGCCGATTGCTGACTTCGATAACACCGGTTTCTTCAAGATACCGCATAACGACACCCAGGTACATTACACACTTGCTGCGGTGGCATCCGGTTCTGAGGACGACAGCCTGACGCAAAATCTCCCAAAAGTTGGGAAAGTATTCTTCGAAAAAATTGACCTGCTAAATTCCGATCCGGAAAAGCTCGAAGTCAGCGATCTCGTGATTGGAGTCGAACCGTCCAATTTGCCCAATGCCGAGATGCTGCCCTTCCCGGTTGTCCAAACCGACAAAATCTGGCAGGGAGATGTGCTTCAAGTCTATTTGGAAGTTTATCATTTAAAAATTGATGAAAAAGGTTTTGGACACTTTAAACTGGACAGCAGGATTATCAGACTGAAGAAAAAAGGGAAGAAATTTGAACGTCGGGAACTGGTGGCCACTTCATTTGAATTCAACTCAACCGGCAGCACCGTGAAGGAAGATTTCAGAATTTCTATGGCTAATTATAATCCGGGTAATTATGAATTGGAAGTCGAAATTTCGGATAAGATTTCTGGGGAAAAGAAGAAAAGAGTAGCAGCATTTGAGATTAAAGAAAAAATCACAAGTTCGATGAAGTAG